Proteins from one Mustela erminea isolate mMusErm1 chromosome 20, mMusErm1.Pri, whole genome shotgun sequence genomic window:
- the PSPH gene encoding phosphoserine phosphatase → MVSHSELRKLFCSADAVCFDVDSTVIREEGIDELAKVCGVEAAVSEMTRRAMGGAVPFKAALTERLALIQPSREQVQRLIAEHPPHLTPGIRELVSRLQERNVQVFLISGGFRSIVEHVASKLNIPSTNVFANRLKFYFNGEYAGFDEMQPTAESGGKGKVIKLLKEKFQFQKIVMIGDGVTDMEACPPADVFIGFGGNVIRQQVKDNTEWYITDFVELLGELEE, encoded by the exons ATGGTCTCCCATTCAGAGTTGAGGAAACTCTTCTGTTCTGCAGATGCAGTGTGCTTTGATGTTGACAGCACGGTCATCAGAGAAGAAGGAATTGATGAGCTAGCCAAAGTCTGTGGTGTTGAGGCTGCCGTGTCAGAAAT GACACGGCGAGCCATGGGTGGGGCAGTGCCTTTCAAGGCTGCCCTCACAGAGCGTTTAGCTCTGATCCAGCCCTCTAGGGAACAGGTGCAAAGGCTCATAGCTGAGCACCCCCCACACCTGACCCCGGGCATAAG GGAGCTAGTAAGTCGCCTCCAAGAGCGAAATGTTCAGGTTTTCCTAATATCTGGTGGCTTTAGGAGCATCGTAGAGCATGTTGCTTCAAAGCTCAATATCCCGTCGACCAATGTTTTTGCCAATAGGCTGAAGTTCTACTTTAATG GTGAATATGCAGGTTTTGATGAGATGCAGCCAACTGCCGAATCTGGTGGGAAAGGAAAAGTTATtaaacttttaaaggaaaaatttcaatttcaaaagaTAGTCATGATTGGAGATGGCGTCACAGACATGGAAGCCTGCCCTCCTGCT GATGTTTTCATTGGATTTGGAGGAAATGTGATCAGACAACAAGTAAAAGACAACACAGAATGGTACATCACTGATTTTGTAGAGCTTTTGGGAGAACTGGAAGAATAA